From Apium graveolens cultivar Ventura chromosome 9, ASM990537v1, whole genome shotgun sequence, the proteins below share one genomic window:
- the LOC141684550 gene encoding membrane protein PM19L-like — protein MASGAGKSAAFIFLLINVLLYFIVIVIAAWSINHAIEKTHETASVLTVPARIFPIFFPLGNMATGFLVIFSLIAGLVGLVTSLLGMNNVMQWDTPNLHTAAASSLATWTLTLLAMGLACKEIDIGWVDSNLRALETLLIILSGTQLFATAAIHLGVEDVVARDNRAYGGRV, from the exons ATGGCTTCTGGAGCAGGCAAATCAGCAGCATTCATCTTCTTACTCATCAATGTCCTACTCTATTTCATTGTCATTGTAATCGCGGCTTGGTCCATCAATCATGCCATCGAAAAAACTCACGAAACAG CTTCTGTCCTTACAGTCCCAGCTCGAATATTCCCTATTTTCTTCCCTTTGGGGAACATGGCGACTGGATTTCTAGTCATATTTTCACTCATAGCCGGGCTCGTCGGCTTGGTCACCTCATTGTTAGGAATGAACAATGTTATGCAATGGGATACTCCTAACTTGCATACAGCTGCTGCTTCATCCCTGGCAACTTGGACTTTAACACTACTGGCGATGGG GTTGGCATGCAAAGAGATCGACATTGGTTGGGTGGATTCCAACTTG CGGGCTTTAGAGACATTGCTCATAATATTGAGCGGGACACAATTGTTCGCAACAGCTGCAATTCATCTCGGTGTTGAAGACGTTGTTGCAAGAGATAATAGGGCCTACGGAGGAAGAGTTTAG
- the LOC141683335 gene encoding eukaryotic peptide chain release factor subunit 1-3-like: MSDSQETDKNIEIWKIKKLIKALEAARGNGTSMISLIMPPRDQVSRVTKMLGDEFGTASNIKSRVNRQSVLGAITSAQQRLKLYNRVPPNGLVLYTGTIVTDEGKEKKVTFDFEPFRPINASLYLCDNKFHTEPLNELLESDDKFGFIVMDGNGTLFGTLSGNTREVLHKFTVDLPKKHGRGGQSALRFARLRMEKRHNYVRKTAELATQHYINPATSQPNVAGLILAGSADFKTELSQSDMFDPRLQAKILNVVDVSYGGENGFNQAIELSSEILSNVKFIQEKRLINKYFDEISQDTGKYVFSVEDTLKALEMGAVEILIVWENLDINRYVLKHSTTSEIIIKHMNKDQEADQSNFRDAESNAELEVQDKMSLLEWFASEYKKFGCTLEFVTNKSQEGSQFCRGFGGIGGILRYQLDIRSFDDLSDDEVYDDSD; encoded by the coding sequence ATGTCGGACAGTCAAGAAACTGATAAGAACATTGAAATATGGAAAATCAAAAAGCTTATCAAGGCTCTTGAAGCTGCCCGCGGAAATGGAACTAGCATGATATCTTTAATAATGCCTCCTCGTGATCAAGTATCTCGAGTTACAAAGATGCTTGGGGATGAATTTGGCACTGCCTCAAACATAAAAAGTAGGGTAAATCGCCAATCTGTTTTGGGTGCAATTACTTCTGCTCAGCAAAGGCTAAAGCTGTACAATAGAGTTCCTCCGAATGGACTTGTGCTATACACCGGGACCATTGTAACTGATgaaggaaaagaaaagaaagttacCTTTGATTTTGAGCCCTTCAGGCCCATTAATGCCTCGCTTTATCTCTGTGACAACAAGTTCCATACTGAACCCCTAAATGAGCTTTTAGAGTCTGAtgacaagtttggctttattGTTATGGATGGAAATGGGACTCTTTTCGGAACATTGAGTGGAAACACCAGAGAGGTTCTTCATAAATTCACTGTTGATCTTCCAAAGAAACATGGGAGAGGAGGGCAGTCAGCTCTCCGTTTTGCCCGTCTTCGAATGGAGAAGCGCCACAATTATGTAAGGAAGACAGCAGAGCTTGCCACACAGCATTATATCAATCCTGCCACCAGCCAGCCTAATGTTGCAGGTCTAATACTTGCTGGATCTGCAGACTTCAAAACTGAACTGAGTCAGTCTGATATGTTTGATCCCCGTCTTCAGGCAAAAATTTTGAATGTTGTGGATGTTTCCTATGGGGGAGAAAATGGTTTCAATCAAGCAATTGAACTGTCATCAGAGATTCTTTCTAATGTGAAGTTTATACAGGAAAAGCGTTTAATAAATAAATACTTTGATGAAATTAGTCAGGATACTGGGAAGTATGTGTTTAGTGTGGAAGATACTTTAAAGGCTCTGGAGATGGGTGCTGTTGAGATTCTTATTGTGTGGGAAAATCTGGATATTAATCGATATGTCCTTAAGCACAGCACTACAAGTGAAATAATTATCAAACACATGAACAAAGATCAAGAGGCTGATCAAAGTAATTTCCGTGATGCAGAAAGCAATGCTGAGCTAGAGGTTCAGGACAAGATGTCACTACTCGAGTGGTTTGCTAGTGAATATAAAAAATTTGGTTGCACACTTGAGTTTGTTACAAACAAATCACAAGAGGGATCTCAGTTTTGCCGAGGTTTTGGAGGGATTGGAGGAATCCTCCGCTACCAGCTTGATATACGTTCTTTTGACGATCTTTCTGACGATGAAGTTTATGATGATTCTGACTAG